A window of the Streptomyces sp. NBC_00250 genome harbors these coding sequences:
- a CDS encoding carbohydrate ABC transporter permease, whose translation MTTILTRPKRDRAHGAASAHAPHRPARRPLYLSKIAVNGALALATAYTLLPLGWLLTAAAKKTGDLLGGRALTPEHFNLAQNLHNVATADGGVYFNWYVNSLLYAGIGALLCAFVCVCAGYAFEVYAFRGKEALFGLVLVGVMVPTTALALPMYLIASKVGVVNTFWAVFLPSLVAPFGVYLSRVFCAGYIPGEVLEAARMDGAGELRTFWSVGLRMVMPGYVTVFLFQFTSIWNNFFLPLVMLSDNELFPLSLGLYTWNTETRAFPEYYPLVVTGSLLAVIPLVVAFVALQRHWKAGLTAGSVK comes from the coding sequence ATGACCACCATCCTCACCCGCCCCAAGCGGGACCGCGCCCACGGGGCCGCGTCCGCGCACGCGCCGCACCGGCCGGCACGGCGGCCGCTGTACCTCTCGAAGATCGCGGTCAACGGCGCGCTGGCGCTGGCCACCGCGTACACCCTGCTGCCGCTCGGCTGGCTGCTCACCGCCGCTGCCAAGAAGACCGGCGACCTCCTCGGTGGGCGCGCCCTCACCCCCGAACACTTCAACCTCGCCCAGAACCTGCACAACGTCGCCACCGCCGACGGCGGTGTCTATTTCAACTGGTACGTCAACTCCCTGCTCTACGCCGGAATAGGCGCCCTCCTCTGCGCGTTCGTGTGCGTCTGCGCCGGTTACGCCTTCGAGGTATACGCCTTCCGCGGCAAGGAGGCGCTGTTCGGCCTGGTACTGGTCGGCGTGATGGTGCCCACCACCGCACTCGCGCTGCCGATGTACCTGATCGCCTCCAAGGTCGGCGTGGTCAACACCTTCTGGGCGGTGTTCCTCCCCTCGCTGGTCGCCCCCTTCGGGGTCTATCTCTCCCGGGTGTTCTGCGCCGGCTACATCCCCGGTGAAGTCCTCGAAGCCGCCCGCATGGACGGCGCCGGCGAGCTGCGCACCTTCTGGTCGGTGGGCCTGCGCATGGTGATGCCCGGCTACGTCACGGTGTTCCTCTTCCAGTTCACCTCCATCTGGAACAACTTCTTCCTGCCCCTGGTGATGCTCTCCGACAACGAGCTCTTCCCGCTCAGCCTCGGCCTCTACACCTGGAACACGGAAACCCGTGCCTTCCCTGAGTACTACCCCCTGGTCGTCACCGGCTCGCTGCTCGCCGTCATCCCCCTGGTGGTCGCCTTCGTCGCCCTGCAGCGGCACTGGAAGGCCGGCCTCACCGCGGGCAGCGTCAAGTAA
- a CDS encoding hydroxyacid dehydrogenase, with amino-acid sequence MHPRLAPSLIDSGTMARLTSLAALDPSVVVDDFTTPEAVAALADAEVIISSWGCPPIDETVLASAPSLRAVIHAAGSVKHHITDACWQRGIQVTSAAWANALPVAEYTVAAILLANKQVLRLATEYRDRRAPYDWAYANPGIGNYHRTVGIVGASQIGRRVLELLRPFDIELLLHDPYVDAKEAAELGARSVAIDELCAVSDVVSVHAPELPATRHLISRRLLTLMPDGATLVNTARGSLIDQDALVEELVDGRLNAVLDVTTPDVLPADSPLYNLPNVLLTPHVAGSLGTELHRMAAAAAGELARYTAGLPFAHPVLRQNIHRTA; translated from the coding sequence ATGCACCCCCGGCTGGCGCCCAGCCTGATCGACTCCGGCACGATGGCCAGGCTCACCAGCCTCGCCGCGCTCGACCCCTCCGTCGTCGTCGACGACTTCACGACCCCCGAAGCCGTCGCGGCCCTCGCCGACGCCGAGGTCATCATCAGCAGCTGGGGTTGCCCGCCCATCGACGAGACCGTCCTGGCCTCCGCGCCCAGCCTGCGCGCCGTCATCCACGCCGCAGGATCGGTCAAGCACCACATCACCGACGCCTGCTGGCAGCGTGGCATCCAGGTCACCTCGGCGGCCTGGGCCAACGCCCTGCCGGTGGCCGAGTACACCGTCGCGGCCATCCTGTTGGCCAACAAACAGGTTCTGCGCCTCGCCACCGAGTATCGCGACCGTCGTGCCCCGTACGACTGGGCCTACGCCAACCCAGGCATCGGCAACTACCACCGCACCGTCGGTATCGTCGGCGCCTCCCAGATCGGCCGCCGGGTACTCGAACTGCTCCGCCCGTTCGACATCGAACTCCTGCTCCACGACCCCTACGTGGACGCCAAGGAGGCTGCGGAGCTCGGTGCCCGGTCGGTGGCGATCGACGAGCTGTGCGCAGTGAGTGACGTGGTGAGCGTCCACGCGCCCGAACTCCCCGCCACCCGGCACCTGATCAGCCGTCGGCTGCTCACCCTCATGCCCGACGGTGCGACCCTGGTCAACACCGCGCGCGGCTCGCTGATCGACCAGGACGCCCTGGTCGAGGAGCTGGTGGACGGCCGCCTCAACGCGGTCCTCGACGTCACCACGCCTGACGTGCTGCCCGCCGATTCGCCCCTGTACAACCTGCCGAACGTGCTCCTCACACCTCACGTCGCCGGCTCCCTCGGCACCGAGCTGCACCGTATGGCCGCCGCCGCGGCGGGCGAACTCGCCCGCTACACGGCGGGCCTGCCCTTCGCGCACCCGGTGCTCCGCCAGAACATCCACCGCACAGCCTGA
- a CDS encoding TIM-barrel domain-containing protein, translating into MRLGSDPGRRPGRRRFIATALVTVVVGAGLATAGPVGNAAAADTAGSVTGLSQSGSTFTATTSSGAKARISFARSDIFRVWLAPDGLFTDDPAGSDLAIKTDFGAAATSYSDAGSYYRITTPELSIRVNKAPLKFSVYRADNSTLVWQETAPTSWDGGKTTQHLAQGADEQFYGTGLRLGEWALRGKTVPVAVDNKWNENNNASPAPFYMSTKGYGVMRNTWAPGSYDFGSPGAFTHNENRFDAWYFVDTSLKGVLDDYTDVTGKPFMAPQWGFELGNADCWNASNPDYQGDHQRARHQTTKDVVGYATDARAADMPSGWFLPNGGYGCGYTDLTDTVKALDEKGFKTGLWTSTGLANIKDEVGVSGSRGVKTDVAWIGGGYKKVFQGVQQAVDGIEKNSDGRRFVWTVDGWAGTQRNAVVWTGDTSGTWDDMRWHVPAIAGAGLSGLNYATGDVDGIYGGSPKTYVRDLQWKSFTPAFMTMSGWGLTNPEAGYQDKQPWRFAEPYLSINRKYLQLKMRLMPYLYSMSRVAHETGVPSTRAMVLEYPNDPVARGNETSGQFMAGDSFLVAPVVSDTDVRNGIYLPAGTWTDYWTGKTYTGPGWINGYNAPLDTLPLFVKGGAIVPMWPKMNYTGEKAVSTLTYDIHPRGNSSFTLYEDDGITRKHETGNFAKQKVDVTAPTSGSGDVTISVGTANGTYDGKLASRDYAFSVHTAKAPTGVTVGTTALTNHGSKSAYDAASTGWYFDAADRGGVLWIKSGSKSGAFTVKATGTTLPTAGAIPVSPQIPKADWVATADSQEASQPAGNAIDGNPATLWHTAWSSGTPAALPHEIRIDLGKRYTVDSLTHLPRQGGGVNGRIGRYEVYVSETTADWGTPVATGSLSDIAGSTTMPLTQKTGRYLKLKALSEAGGRGPWTSIGELSATGTAAPLPNNTQLVNAASKSCIDLPGSSTTPGTKPTLYSCHGGGNQTWTLHSDGRLSGLNGACLDGEVATDVTVQTCNASAGQKWSLGPEASIRSGGRCLAPVGSATANGTRLTLATCDNGTDQRWSFTS; encoded by the coding sequence ATGAGACTCGGCTCAGACCCGGGCAGGCGCCCGGGGCGCCGGAGATTCATAGCCACCGCACTCGTAACGGTCGTCGTCGGCGCCGGCCTCGCCACCGCGGGACCCGTCGGAAACGCGGCTGCCGCCGACACGGCGGGATCGGTGACAGGTCTCAGCCAGTCCGGTTCCACGTTCACCGCTACGACGTCATCGGGTGCCAAGGCCCGCATCTCCTTCGCCCGCTCCGACATCTTCAGGGTCTGGCTGGCGCCCGACGGCCTGTTCACCGACGACCCTGCCGGGAGCGACCTCGCGATCAAGACCGACTTCGGGGCTGCGGCGACGAGTTACAGTGACGCGGGCTCGTACTACCGGATCACCACTCCGGAGCTTTCCATCCGGGTCAATAAGGCGCCGCTGAAGTTCTCCGTCTACCGGGCGGACAACAGCACGCTGGTGTGGCAGGAGACCGCGCCCACCAGTTGGGACGGTGGGAAGACCACGCAGCACCTCGCCCAGGGCGCCGACGAGCAGTTCTACGGCACGGGTCTGCGGCTCGGCGAGTGGGCGCTGCGCGGCAAGACCGTCCCGGTCGCGGTCGACAACAAGTGGAACGAGAACAACAACGCCAGCCCGGCGCCGTTCTACATGTCGACCAAGGGCTACGGCGTCATGCGCAACACCTGGGCGCCAGGCTCGTACGACTTCGGCTCGCCCGGGGCGTTCACCCACAACGAGAACCGCTTCGACGCCTGGTACTTCGTCGACACCTCGCTCAAGGGCGTCCTCGACGACTACACCGACGTGACCGGCAAGCCGTTCATGGCTCCCCAGTGGGGTTTCGAACTGGGCAACGCCGACTGCTGGAACGCGTCCAACCCCGACTACCAGGGTGATCACCAGCGGGCCCGTCACCAGACGACCAAGGACGTCGTCGGATACGCGACGGACGCCCGTGCCGCCGACATGCCGTCAGGCTGGTTTTTGCCGAACGGCGGCTACGGCTGTGGCTACACGGACCTCACGGACACTGTGAAGGCGCTGGACGAGAAGGGTTTCAAGACCGGCCTGTGGACTTCTACCGGCCTCGCGAACATCAAGGACGAGGTCGGGGTCTCCGGTAGCCGCGGCGTCAAGACGGATGTCGCCTGGATCGGTGGTGGGTACAAGAAGGTGTTCCAGGGTGTCCAGCAGGCCGTCGACGGTATCGAGAAGAACTCCGACGGGCGCCGGTTCGTGTGGACGGTCGACGGCTGGGCCGGTACCCAGCGCAACGCGGTCGTCTGGACCGGCGACACCAGCGGCACCTGGGACGACATGCGCTGGCACGTGCCCGCCATCGCGGGCGCCGGGCTCTCGGGTCTCAACTACGCGACCGGTGACGTGGACGGTATCTACGGCGGCAGCCCCAAGACGTACGTCCGGGACCTGCAGTGGAAGTCGTTCACGCCGGCGTTCATGACGATGTCCGGCTGGGGCCTCACCAACCCCGAGGCCGGTTACCAGGACAAGCAGCCCTGGCGCTTCGCGGAGCCGTACCTGTCGATCAACCGCAAGTACCTACAGCTGAAGATGCGCCTCATGCCGTACCTGTACAGCATGAGCCGCGTCGCGCACGAGACCGGTGTCCCCAGCACCCGGGCCATGGTGCTCGAGTACCCGAACGACCCCGTGGCCCGCGGCAACGAGACCAGCGGTCAGTTCATGGCGGGTGACTCCTTCCTCGTGGCCCCGGTCGTCTCCGACACCGACGTGCGCAACGGCATCTACCTCCCGGCGGGCACCTGGACCGACTACTGGACGGGCAAGACCTACACGGGGCCGGGCTGGATCAACGGCTATAACGCCCCGCTCGACACCCTGCCCCTGTTCGTCAAGGGCGGCGCCATCGTCCCGATGTGGCCGAAGATGAACTACACGGGTGAGAAAGCCGTCTCCACGCTCACGTACGACATTCACCCGCGCGGAAACTCCTCCTTCACCCTCTACGAGGACGACGGCATCACGCGCAAGCACGAGACCGGTAACTTCGCCAAGCAGAAGGTCGACGTCACTGCCCCGACGTCCGGATCCGGCGACGTCACCATCTCGGTGGGGACGGCCAACGGCACCTACGACGGCAAGCTCGCCTCTCGCGACTACGCGTTCAGCGTCCACACGGCGAAGGCGCCCACCGGCGTCACCGTCGGCACCACGGCGCTGACGAACCACGGCTCCAAGAGCGCCTACGACGCGGCCTCCACCGGGTGGTACTTCGACGCGGCCGATCGCGGTGGCGTCCTCTGGATCAAGTCCGGCAGCAAGTCCGGCGCGTTCACGGTCAAGGCGACCGGGACCACCCTCCCGACCGCCGGCGCGATCCCGGTCTCCCCGCAGATCCCCAAGGCGGACTGGGTCGCTACGGCCGACAGCCAGGAAGCCTCCCAGCCCGCCGGCAACGCGATCGACGGCAACCCCGCTACGCTGTGGCACACCGCATGGTCGTCCGGCACTCCCGCTGCGCTGCCCCACGAGATCCGGATCGACCTCGGCAAGCGGTACACCGTGGACAGCCTCACCCATCTGCCCAGGCAGGGCGGGGGCGTCAATGGCCGGATCGGGCGGTACGAGGTGTACGTCTCGGAGACAACGGCCGACTGGGGAACCCCGGTGGCGACCGGCTCACTGTCGGACATCGCCGGAAGCACCACCATGCCACTGACTCAGAAGACCGGTCGCTACCTGAAGCTCAAGGCTCTCAGCGAAGCGGGCGGCCGTGGACCGTGGACCAGCATCGGCGAGCTCTCCGCCACCGGGACCGCGGCACCGCTGCCGAACAACACACAACTGGTCAACGCCGCCTCCAAGAGCTGCATCGACCTGCCGGGCAGCAGCACGACGCCCGGTACCAAGCCCACGCTGTACAGCTGTCACGGCGGCGGCAACCAGACGTGGACCCTCCACTCCGACGGGCGGCTGAGCGGCCTGAACGGCGCCTGCCTCGACGGCGAGGTCGCTACGGACGTCACCGTGCAGACGTGCAACGCGAGCGCGGGACAGAAGTGGTCTCTCGGGCCCGAGGCCTCGATCCGTAGCGGGGGCAGGTGTCTGGCGCCGGTGGGTTCGGCCACGGCGAACGGCACGCGGCTGACCCTGGCGACCTGTGACAACGGCACCGATCAGAGGTGGTCCTTCACCTCCTGA
- a CDS encoding class II fructose-bisphosphate aldolase, translating to MPLTRTDDIIGPARDANTGVGAFNVVQLEHAEAIVAGAELAGLPVILQISENTARYHGSLAPIALASLAVAGAAAVPVAVHLDHAESAKLVQEGVDLGFTSVMFDASKLPYNANVAATRMITDHCHRHDVWVEAELGEVGGKDGAHAPGVRTDPDEARAFAAATAVDALAVAVGSSHAMLTRDAELDLDLIARLKSALDVPLVLHGSSGVDDSDLAKAVAAGMTKVNISTHLNKLFTRTVRERLQASPEAADPRKYLGPARDTVAAEVARLLNVLAGR from the coding sequence ATGCCCCTGACCCGCACCGACGACATCATCGGACCCGCAAGGGACGCCAACACAGGTGTCGGCGCGTTCAACGTCGTCCAGCTCGAACACGCGGAGGCCATCGTCGCCGGAGCCGAGCTCGCCGGACTCCCGGTCATCCTGCAGATCAGCGAGAACACCGCCCGCTACCACGGCTCCCTCGCTCCGATCGCTCTCGCCTCGCTCGCCGTCGCTGGTGCCGCCGCCGTTCCAGTGGCCGTCCACCTCGACCACGCCGAATCCGCGAAGCTCGTCCAGGAAGGCGTGGACCTCGGTTTCACCTCGGTCATGTTCGACGCCTCGAAGCTGCCCTACAACGCGAACGTCGCAGCCACCCGTATGATCACCGACCACTGCCACCGCCACGACGTGTGGGTCGAGGCCGAACTCGGTGAAGTCGGCGGCAAGGACGGTGCCCACGCCCCCGGTGTCCGCACGGACCCCGACGAGGCCCGCGCATTCGCCGCAGCCACCGCCGTGGACGCCCTGGCCGTCGCCGTGGGCAGCTCGCACGCCATGCTCACCCGCGACGCCGAACTCGACCTCGACCTCATCGCACGGCTCAAGTCCGCACTCGACGTCCCCCTCGTGCTCCACGGCTCCTCGGGCGTCGACGACTCCGATCTCGCGAAGGCTGTCGCGGCCGGAATGACCAAGGTCAACATCTCCACCCACCTCAACAAGCTGTTCACCCGTACGGTGCGCGAGCGGCTGCAGGCGTCCCCCGAGGCCGCCGACCCACGCAAGTACCTGGGCCCCGCCCGCGACACCGTGGCCGCCGAAGTCGCTCGGCTGCTGAACGTGTTGGCCGGCCGCTGA
- a CDS encoding SIS domain-containing protein: MTTFETSRTSVEIASQPESWRRAGESVASFAEVLPRRGERVAVVGCGTSWFMALAYAQLRESGGHGETDAYAASEFPAGRAYDRIIAITRSGTTTEVLDLLTQVKGTIATGAITADPETPVMTVADTVAVLDFADEQSVVQTRFATTVLALLRAHLEAEDALPVGVRLLAQAVQDAERAVTEPLDATICGADQFTFLGTGWTYGLALEAGLKMREAAGAWTEAYPAMEYRHGPISITGPGRVAWLFGPEPRGLAEDIARVGGTYTSASGDQADALDPLADLIRAQRLAVHLAEARGYDPDRPRNLTRSVILTTSDA, encoded by the coding sequence GTGACCACTTTCGAGACCTCCCGGACTTCGGTTGAGATCGCGTCCCAGCCGGAGAGTTGGAGGCGTGCGGGCGAGTCCGTCGCCTCCTTCGCAGAAGTCCTGCCGCGCCGGGGCGAGCGAGTCGCAGTCGTCGGTTGCGGCACCTCGTGGTTCATGGCACTCGCCTACGCGCAGCTTCGGGAGAGCGGCGGCCACGGCGAGACCGACGCCTACGCCGCGTCCGAGTTCCCGGCAGGCCGGGCCTATGACCGCATCATCGCCATCACCCGCTCCGGCACCACCACCGAAGTCCTCGACCTCCTGACGCAGGTCAAGGGCACCATCGCCACCGGCGCGATCACCGCCGACCCCGAAACCCCCGTCATGACGGTTGCCGACACCGTCGCCGTGCTCGACTTCGCCGACGAGCAGTCCGTGGTCCAGACCAGGTTCGCCACCACGGTCCTGGCCCTGCTGCGCGCCCACCTCGAAGCCGAGGACGCTCTGCCGGTCGGGGTACGCCTGCTGGCACAGGCCGTCCAGGACGCCGAGCGCGCCGTCACCGAGCCGCTCGACGCCACCATCTGCGGCGCCGACCAGTTCACCTTCCTCGGCACCGGCTGGACCTACGGCCTCGCACTCGAAGCCGGCCTCAAGATGCGCGAGGCCGCAGGTGCCTGGACCGAGGCCTACCCGGCCATGGAGTACCGCCACGGCCCCATCAGCATCACCGGCCCCGGGCGCGTCGCCTGGCTCTTCGGCCCCGAACCGCGCGGCCTGGCCGAAGACATCGCTCGCGTCGGCGGCACCTACACCAGCGCCTCCGGCGACCAGGCCGACGCCCTCGACCCGCTCGCCGACCTCATCCGGGCCCAGCGCCTCGCCGTCCACCTCGCCGAAGCCCGAGGTTACGATCCTGACCGCCCCCGCAACCTCACCCGCTCCGTCATCCTCACGACCAGCGACGCCTGA
- a CDS encoding 1-phosphofructokinase family hexose kinase, which yields MIVTVTLNAALDVTWDVAELRPRTSHRVHTTHERAGGKGINVARVLAFLGHSPVATGLAGGPTGRAIRDELRTAGIRDAFTAVAGDSRRTLAVVSRDDGDATVFNGLGPQVAPAEWEAFSRHYASLIRGARVVVLSGSTPPGLPQDAYAQLIRGAAAEGAVTVLDTSGPALVAALEAGPDVIKPNAAEIREVTGCDDSAAAAAELRARGARTVVVSAGPDGLHAITPEGTWRATPPEQLSGNPTGAGDACVAAIASGLAACAPWPDILREAVALSAAAVPCAVAGDIDAAVYLRFRREVRVDEVRPRYPRNCSELLENEAFQT from the coding sequence GTGATCGTCACGGTCACCCTCAACGCCGCCCTCGACGTCACGTGGGACGTCGCCGAACTGCGCCCCCGGACGTCCCACCGTGTCCACACGACACACGAGCGGGCGGGCGGCAAGGGAATCAACGTCGCCCGGGTACTCGCATTCCTCGGGCACTCGCCGGTCGCCACCGGGCTCGCGGGCGGGCCCACCGGTCGCGCGATACGCGACGAGCTGCGCACCGCGGGGATACGTGACGCGTTCACGGCCGTGGCGGGCGACTCCCGGCGAACCCTTGCCGTGGTCTCGCGCGACGACGGCGACGCCACCGTCTTCAACGGGCTGGGGCCGCAGGTGGCACCAGCCGAGTGGGAAGCCTTCTCACGTCACTACGCCTCGTTGATACGGGGCGCGAGGGTGGTGGTCCTGAGCGGCAGCACGCCTCCAGGACTGCCGCAGGACGCATACGCGCAACTCATCCGCGGGGCGGCCGCCGAGGGGGCGGTGACTGTGCTCGACACCTCCGGCCCCGCTCTGGTGGCTGCCCTGGAAGCCGGTCCCGACGTGATCAAGCCCAATGCGGCAGAGATCAGGGAGGTGACGGGATGCGACGACTCCGCGGCGGCCGCCGCGGAGCTGCGCGCCCGGGGAGCCCGAACGGTCGTGGTGTCGGCGGGTCCGGACGGCCTCCACGCGATCACGCCGGAGGGCACGTGGCGTGCGACGCCTCCCGAGCAGCTGTCCGGCAACCCGACCGGCGCGGGCGACGCGTGTGTCGCCGCGATCGCGTCGGGCCTGGCGGCCTGTGCGCCGTGGCCGGACATCCTGCGCGAGGCAGTCGCACTGTCGGCCGCCGCCGTGCCGTGCGCCGTCGCCGGTGACATCGACGCCGCCGTCTATCTGCGCTTCCGCCGAGAGGTTCGTGTGGACGAGGTTCGCCCCCGATATCCACGCAACTGTTCAGAGTTGCTTGAAAATGAAGCATTTCAAACATAA
- a CDS encoding ROK family protein has product MIALDVGGTGMKGAVLDRSMKTIASLRRPTPRGDGPDAVIDGISDTLLDLERLAAEQSLTAHDAGVVIPGIVDERRQRAVWSANIGWRDVPLAAVLTARTGLSVTLGHDVRAGGMGECVLGAARGAQNVLFVAIGTGIAAALVCDGQPVHSGGFAGELGHVVVRGGTDCACGGTGCLETVASASAVATAYTARSGHPVAGAAEVAALVEAGDPAAQAVWNRATEGLTEALATVTTLVAPELIVLGGGLTEADRLLLDPVRDGLAARLTFQRVPMLVRAEFGDRAGCLGAGLAAWQAAGHRIPTTPPTGASAS; this is encoded by the coding sequence GTGATCGCTCTGGACGTCGGGGGAACCGGCATGAAGGGCGCGGTCCTGGACCGCTCCATGAAGACGATCGCGTCACTGCGCCGTCCGACGCCACGCGGCGACGGACCGGACGCGGTGATCGACGGCATCAGCGACACGCTTCTCGATCTGGAAAGGCTGGCCGCGGAGCAGAGTTTGACGGCGCATGACGCGGGAGTTGTGATTCCGGGCATCGTCGACGAGCGTCGGCAGAGGGCCGTCTGGTCGGCCAACATCGGCTGGCGCGACGTCCCGCTCGCCGCCGTTCTCACCGCTCGTACGGGGCTGTCCGTGACGCTGGGCCACGACGTCCGGGCGGGCGGCATGGGCGAGTGTGTCCTCGGCGCGGCACGCGGTGCGCAGAACGTGCTCTTCGTGGCGATCGGCACGGGTATCGCCGCCGCCCTCGTCTGCGACGGCCAACCGGTCCACTCGGGTGGATTCGCCGGCGAACTCGGCCATGTGGTGGTCCGCGGCGGCACCGATTGTGCCTGCGGCGGGACGGGCTGCCTGGAGACCGTCGCGTCCGCCAGCGCCGTCGCGACGGCGTACACAGCGCGCTCCGGACATCCAGTGGCCGGCGCGGCGGAAGTGGCTGCGCTGGTCGAGGCCGGTGACCCTGCGGCCCAGGCCGTATGGAACAGGGCCACCGAAGGACTAACGGAGGCGCTGGCCACTGTCACGACGCTGGTCGCCCCCGAGCTGATCGTCCTCGGCGGAGGTCTCACCGAAGCTGACCGACTCCTACTGGATCCCGTACGCGACGGGCTGGCCGCACGACTCACCTTCCAACGCGTTCCGATGCTCGTGCGCGCCGAGTTCGGGGACCGCGCCGGGTGTCTGGGCGCCGGCCTGGCCGCATGGCAGGCCGCCGGTCACCGCATTCCCACCACCCCACCGACAGGAGCATCCGCCTCGTGA
- a CDS encoding DeoR/GlpR family DNA-binding transcription regulator yields MSKQARWSKLLELLAVEGKLDVEEAAAAVAVSAATIRRDLDELAEQRLLVRTRGGAIGHGVSYELPLRYKSSRRAAEKQRIANAVADLLSVGDVVGLNGGTTTTEVARALVLRAGTGPAEAGEAPSGPMYTVVTNALNIAGELAVRPQFKIVVTGGVARPQTYELVGPLAAGVLNDVVLDVVVLGVDGIDPQLGVMTMQEDEAGISRLFTERARKVVLATDSSKVGKRAFARICDLNRIDVIVTDADLAPDMASRLTEAGIEVVTV; encoded by the coding sequence ATGTCCAAGCAGGCGCGGTGGAGCAAGTTGCTCGAGTTGTTGGCCGTCGAGGGCAAGCTGGACGTGGAGGAGGCAGCCGCGGCCGTGGCGGTGTCGGCCGCCACGATCCGCAGGGACCTCGACGAGCTTGCCGAGCAGCGGCTACTGGTCCGCACCCGGGGCGGCGCGATCGGGCACGGCGTCTCGTACGAGCTCCCCCTTCGGTACAAGTCCTCCCGCCGAGCCGCCGAGAAGCAGCGGATCGCCAACGCGGTGGCGGACCTGCTGAGCGTGGGGGACGTCGTCGGCCTCAACGGAGGCACGACCACCACGGAGGTGGCGAGGGCGCTCGTTCTCCGGGCGGGCACAGGCCCGGCCGAGGCGGGTGAGGCCCCTTCCGGCCCGATGTACACCGTCGTCACCAACGCGCTGAACATCGCCGGCGAGCTGGCGGTTCGACCGCAGTTCAAGATCGTGGTGACCGGCGGTGTGGCCCGGCCGCAGACCTATGAGCTGGTCGGCCCCCTGGCGGCAGGGGTGCTGAATGACGTGGTTCTCGACGTGGTCGTGCTCGGCGTCGACGGCATCGACCCGCAGTTGGGGGTCATGACGATGCAGGAGGACGAGGCAGGCATCAGCCGGCTGTTCACGGAGCGCGCCCGCAAGGTGGTCCTGGCTACGGACTCCTCCAAGGTGGGCAAGCGTGCCTTCGCGAGGATCTGTGACCTGAACCGGATCGACGTCATCGTCACCGACGCCGATCTCGCTCCGGACATGGCTTCACGGCTCACCGAGGCGGGCATCGAGGTGGTCACCGTCTGA